In one Nicotiana tomentosiformis chromosome 6, ASM39032v3, whole genome shotgun sequence genomic region, the following are encoded:
- the LOC104109118 gene encoding vacuolar protein sorting-associated protein 2 homolog 1, translated as MSFLFGKRKTPAELLRENKRMLDKSIREIERERQGLQTQEKKLIAEIKKSAKQGQMGAVKVMAKDLIRTRHQIEKFYKLKSQLQGVSLRIQTLKSTQAMGEAMKGVTKAMGQMNRQMNLPALQRIMQEFEMQNEKMEMVSEVMGDAIDDALEGDEEEEETEELVNQVLDEIGISMNNELVNAPSAAVAAPAAKNKVAQAEASEHDDGGIDSDLQARLDNLRKM; from the exons ATGAGTTTCCTATTCGGCAAGAGAAAAACTCCCGCAG AGCTCCTGCGTGAAAATAAGCGTATGCTTGATAAATCTATCCGAGAAATAGAAAGGGAGCGACAGGGGCTACAAACACAAGAGAAGAAGCTAATTGCAGAGATAAAGAAAAGTGCAAAGCAAGGGCAGATG GGTGCTGTAAAGGTGATGGCAAAAGATCTTATCAGGACAAGGCATCAGATTGAAAAATTTTACAAGCTTAAGTCCCAACTTCAAGGTGTCTCCCTCAGAATACAG ACTTTAAAATCAACACAAGCAATGGGTGAAGCAATGAAAGGTGTTACAAAGGCAATGGGACAGATGAACAGGCAGATGAATTTGCCGGCATTGCAGAGAATAATGCAAGAATTTGAGATGCAAAATGAAAAGATGGAAATGGTGAGTGAGGTGATGGGAGATGCCATCGATGATGCTTTGGAAGGggatgaggaagaagaagaaactgAAGAGTTGGTGAACCAGGTCCTTGATGAGATTGGAATTAGTATGAATAATGAG CTTGTCAATGCTCCTTCTGCTGCTGTGGCTGCTCCAGCAGCGAAAAACAAGGTTGCACAAGCTGAGGCAAGTGAACATGACGACGGTGGAATAGACAGTGATCTGCAAGCAAGGTTAGACAATTTGAGGAAAATGTAA